Within the Desulfatiglans anilini DSM 4660 genome, the region GCAGGTTCGATGGCAGCAAATTCATCGTTTTTTTCACGGCGGACGGACGAGTGGATTTTCGTGCCCTGGTCAAGGACCTCGTCAAAAAATTCCGCACCCGAATCGAGATGCGCCAGATCGGTGTACGTCATCAGGCCAAGATGGTCGGCGGCCTCGGCACCTGCGGACGCCCGCTCTGCTGCGCAAGCTTCCTCAGCAACTTCGAGCCCGTGACCATCAAGATGGCGAAGGAACAGAATCTCTCGCTCAACCCGACCAAGATTTCGGGCATGTGCGGAAGACTGATGTGCTGTTTGTCCTACGAACACTCCTTCTATGAAAAGATGAAGAAAAACCTGCCGAAGATCGGCAAAAAGGTCTCCACGGATCAGGGCGAAGGGCGGGTAGTCCGGCAGAACGTGCTGCTGGAGACCCTGACTGTCGTCCTCGAATCGGGGGAAGAAATGGAAGTGGGCATCGGCGATTTGACGAAAGACGGCCTCTTCAGAAAAAAGAAGAAACCACCAAAGGAGTAACCAGGATAACCTTGTCGACCTTTTATATCACCACACCGATATACTACGTCAACGCGGAGCCGCATCTCGGGCACGCCTACTCGACGATCGTGGCGGACGTGCTCAATCGCTTTCATCTCCTGCGCGGGGAAAAAACCTTCTTCCTGACCGGAACGGACGAGCACGGAGACAAGATCGTGAAGGCCGCAGAGGCCGCGGGCGAATCCCCGGCTGATTACGTCGACCGTATCAGCGCGATGTTCCGCCGACTCTGGCCCAAACTGAACATCTCCCATTCGCATTTCATTCGGACCACCGACCCCGCGCACAAAGCCGTTGTCCAGGCCATCCTGACCCGCGTGAAAGATCGGGGGGACATCTATTTCAGCGAATATGAAGGTCTTTACTGCTACGGCTGCGAGCGTTTCTACACCGAACGGGAACTGGTGGACGGGAAGTGCCCGGATCATCAGACGCCGCCCGAGGTCATCCGGGAGGCCAATTACTTTTTCAGGATGAGCCGTTACCAGGATTGGCTCCGCGATCATATCGAGCGGAACCCGGGCTTCATCCGTCCCGAACGGTATCGCAACGAGGTGCTCTCGTTTCTGAAGGAGCCCCTGGAGGATCTCTGCATCTCCCGCCCCAAATCCAGGCTCGAGTGGGGCATCCCCCTGCCCTTCGACGACCGTTTTGTCACTTATGTCTGGTTCGACGCCCTGATCAACTACATCTCCGCCCTCGATTACCCTGACGGCGAGGGCTTCAAGACCTTCTGGCCCGCAGCGCAGCACATCATCGCCAAGGACATCCTGAAGCCCCACGGCATCTATTGGCCCTGCATGCTGAAATCGGCCGGAATCGAACCCTACCGGCATCTGAACGTCCACGGCTACTGGATCATCGACAAGGGCAAAATGTCCAAAAGCTTGGGGAACGTGGTGAAACCCCTCGACATGGTGGACCGCTACGGCCTTGACGCCTTTCGTTATTTTCTGATGCGCGAGATGGTTTTCGGGCTGGATTCCGACTTCAGCGAAGAGGGCTTCATTGCGCGCGTCAATGCGGACCTCGCGAATGACCTCGGGA harbors:
- a CDS encoding PSP1 domain-containing protein, whose product is MSKIVGIQFKPDGKIYEFESGHFVLSKGDKVLVVTEEGPAVGCVCTEPRNRPPQLPSKPLQKVFRLATDEEISRFEENARLEQEVYEACLERVKARELPMCLVGVERRFDGSKFIVFFTADGRVDFRALVKDLVKKFRTRIEMRQIGVRHQAKMVGGLGTCGRPLCCASFLSNFEPVTIKMAKEQNLSLNPTKISGMCGRLMCCLSYEHSFYEKMKKNLPKIGKKVSTDQGEGRVVRQNVLLETLTVVLESGEEMEVGIGDLTKDGLFRKKKKPPKE
- the metG gene encoding methionine--tRNA ligase → MSTFYITTPIYYVNAEPHLGHAYSTIVADVLNRFHLLRGEKTFFLTGTDEHGDKIVKAAEAAGESPADYVDRISAMFRRLWPKLNISHSHFIRTTDPAHKAVVQAILTRVKDRGDIYFSEYEGLYCYGCERFYTERELVDGKCPDHQTPPEVIREANYFFRMSRYQDWLRDHIERNPGFIRPERYRNEVLSFLKEPLEDLCISRPKSRLEWGIPLPFDDRFVTYVWFDALINYISALDYPDGEGFKTFWPAAQHIIAKDILKPHGIYWPCMLKSAGIEPYRHLNVHGYWIIDKGKMSKSLGNVVKPLDMVDRYGLDAFRYFLMREMVFGLDSDFSEEGFIARVNADLANDLGNLVSRSATMVNKFFDGRYPDTQGPTLPIDDTLKAHALGLVGRYTAYMLEPAFHKALMAVWEVINQVNKYIDETAPWVLAKSDRGRLGTVIAHILETLRIVSGLLWPFMPESAEKIQAQLGLPRSGRDLTLSDLEGWDKKGLFSAIRTGPALFPRIEARKQTPAAASKPAKKDEPLPEKPVISYEDFEKVDLRVGTILTAEAIPKSKKLLKLTVDAGGERTVVAGIKEHYSPEDLPGKQVLIVANLAPATLMGVESQGMILAASDENGLHILLPERPKKPGTRVK